The DNA window CACTGCTTTTGGCCGCTACACTTTCATCTACCGTGATGGCCGCAGAGAATAGCTTTGCGCGACCAGAAGCAGGTTCAAATATAGATACCGCGGTACATCAGAATCATATTGATGTCAGCCATGCTTTCGATAAAGAGAGCCTGACGGCGGGTAATCTTCAGTAAGTAAGACATCGCAAAAGGAGTGCACGGAAATATCCGCTGCGCTCCTTACTTTTTCTGCCAGTTCGCCCACGGACTCTCTGCCGGGGCATCCGTAACGTCTGACTCCACACCCGTAAGCGAATCGATATACAGCTCCTCCACCTCTTTGCGCGCCCACGGCGTGCGGCGTAAAAACTTCAGGCTCGACTTAATACTCGGATCGCTTTTAAAGCAATTAATATTGATACGCTTCGCCAGTTCAGCCCAACCGTATTTAGCGACCAGCGCATTGAGCAGGACTTCCAGCGTGATACCGTGCAGAGGATCTTTTGCGTGCTGCATGACCGTATTTTTACCCAAATAGAAAAATTTCGCCCACCATACTGGCTCCCGACGCCGTGCGCAACCCGACTCACCCTCCTCTTAGCCAAAATTCGCAAAAGCACAGAACCCTCCACGGTCATAAATTAGAAAAGAACGTTATTGGTTGAATATTTTCGCTTAAGGCAAGCTGGCTTTAACCACCAGACGGAGAAATCGATTATGCGCTGTTGTTGTCCCCGAACCCTGAATCTGACTAAACGAAAATACCTGAACACCGCCTTCGGAGAACACAATGAACGCGACAACCCTACCGATACTGGATCTTGCCCGCTACGCGGACCCCGCTGAGAAAGCGGCGTTCCTTGCCGACCTGCGCCACGCGGCGCGCGATATTGGCTTCTTCTATTTGATTAACCATGGCGTTAATGCCTCGCTGCAACAGGCCGTCCAGCAGCAGTCCCGCGCGTTTTTTGCCCTCGCAGATGAGCAAAAGCAGCAGGTGGCGATGATCC is part of the Klebsiella huaxiensis genome and encodes:
- a CDS encoding VF530 family protein produces the protein MQHAKDPLHGITLEVLLNALVAKYGWAELAKRININCFKSDPSIKSSLKFLRRTPWARKEVEELYIDSLTGVESDVTDAPAESPWANWQKK